One Heteronotia binoei isolate CCM8104 ecotype False Entrance Well chromosome 3, APGP_CSIRO_Hbin_v1, whole genome shotgun sequence genomic window, GAGCAACAATCAGATGTTACGAAACCAGCCGTTCCTcctgcttctcccctcccccacaaagctGGCCTATAACTCCTGCAGGGACAGACTTCAGTCCTGTCTTGGGCAGCAGCCTAGAACAGACAGGTTGCACTGGGAGGATTTGTGTGGGAGGAAAAGAACTGGCACTGAGCTGGGATCGCGCACAGCTTACAGGAGGCAGGCAAGAGGAAGGCACTGAGGAAAGAGCCTGCTCCGTGCCAAGGAAACAGCAGGGACTAGAAGGGAGGCCTGTTCTGTTTTAAGATGTGCATTACATTACAGTATTGACTTTTATTATCCTTAATGCATATGGGAGGCATTTAACTACCTACACATTCTTTCACTACACAGTCTCACAAATTAAAAATGTGACACTGTTTAAATCCAGGGAAAatgaaagggggaggaggggaggggatacTGATGCTTTGGGGCAGAGGACACTGTGAAAAATATATTTGGTGACAAATCTATGATAAATTTTATGGCCAGCTGATCAATGTGTTGTCGTTGGTTGCAGGTTTCCATCCTTATCCAGTTTCTGATTGAAAACTGCTGTAGGATTTTTGGAGAGGAAATTGCTTCCATCTTTGCAGACATAGTGCCCAAAAATGATAACAGAGAAGATGGTTCAGGTAAAAAATGAGGCGGAGGCGGCTTTTTGGCTACAGGTTGCAAGGGCTGTTTTGTTTTGCCATGTCCATGGTGACCATAATGTATGTTTAGGGTCACGATATCATGCAAGCAACTGGATGTAAGATgagtaggtccatcagtggctgttactCATGATGGCTTAATTAAACCCCATGTTCAGAAGCAATAACCCTGTGGGTGCCAGTGGGGCAACCCCAGGAAGAGCCTTTGGCCACTGCTCTCTCTACATTGTAggcctttcaagggcaactgggtggccactgtgtgaaacaggatgctggaacagATGGAGCCCTGTTCTGTACCGGTGCAGCAGCTTCAGCATTCTGACCACATGGGGAAGTTTGCTCACCGCAAAAGTACTTCAGTACGCGTGACTCCAGCTACTACTGTTCTGTGGTTGCTGTTGCTCTGCACCTAGTTCCTGGCTCATTCTGTTTCTGTGAGGGAAGACATCAGCTGTCCCTGTCCCTTTGTGGGTGGCTGCAGTGTTTGGCCACTACTTCCTGGTACTTTATCTCCTGGGCATTGTTTAGTGGCAAACAGCAGCCCCAAAGAGTGGGGGCTGGGCAGGACAGAGAGCTTTGGAAGGCCATTTGAAAATGGCAAGCGAGAAAGGGGTAAAAACTTCCCTCTGCACCAGGGTCCCAGTTTGACTTCGGAGGAATGGGGCTGCAGTTCACTAACAAACACTGCTGAAAGGAAAGTCCATTCatagagtctcaagctgagatctTATGAATAAGTTCAGTTCGCCTGAATAATCTTTGCTGTACAGCACGCTTCCTTGTGCACCGGCTCTGCTTTTTGTGCAAGAGCTCATTGAAAATCACTGATCTTACACAAAAAGCAGTGCTAGCACAAGAGGAAGGGCTAGCACAAGAAGAAGATCCGCTGTAGAGACTGTCTAGCATGCACAGAACTTGCTCGCAGGACATAAGCCCCAGAGTCCTGTATAGTCTATTGGTGAGCGTCTCAGAGCTTGTGTCTGTCTCTCAACTGAGCCCTACTTCACAAGACATTTGTGTGTGTAAACATACCGGACACTGCAAAGTGGTAACttaatgtttgctctttgttatATTGGGGAACACTGATTTTTGTTGGATGGACAACACCTCACAACGTGCTAATACCTGTTTCATATTCTTACAGATCTCTCCTCTTTTCATCTGAATGACTCCTCGTACGACAGTTTGGAAAATGAGCTGAATGACTGCACAGACTCCTCCTTTAATAACCTAATCAAAAAACGAGGTCAAGAGAACAGGAGCAGAGATTCTGTTTTGACCTTGAGTGACTGTGATTTGGACCCGCCAGAGACAGAAAACACCCAGATCAAATTGCCGAGCAAATCCCAGCCAGTGTCCATTTCTGCCGGCTTCCATCACAAATCTCCATCTCGGGAGCATTCTGAGAATGAGTCTCTGTGTTCTGTCACATCAGGATATTCATCAACAGCCCTTTCAGATGTTCTCAAAAGTTCAAGAAGACACAGGCGCTGCTCTGAACCCACTATCGGCCTTCTCGCCTCCAGGTTTACGCCCGTCAGCGGGTTCCACGAAAGCGCCGTCCGTAAAGCCAGCTGCGATGCCGTCCTGTCCCATACGGATGAAGACTGCCTGAAGCAGCTTCGCTCGCTGCAAGTGGAAGGTCAGAAGCTTATCAATCAGAGTTTGGTCATGGGGATAGATGTGGGCAAGAATGTTCCAGAAAACCACAGCAGCGAAAAGAAAAACACATGTAATCGCCTTCTGCCACCACCTCCGCTTAGGCTGAATATTAGTTCAAGAACTAGTTGTTCTAGTCTGTCATCTCCCGGTACTTCCCCTTCTGGGTCTTCAATGAGTTCTTTAGACAGTGCTTTTTCACAGTTTTCAGACTACTCTGTGTTTACCCCAACTGAGACCTCCTCTCCTTTGGACTGCACTTTTCATCCTCCAAGGAAGTGTGGAGAACTTTCCCCAGATTTCAATCCTTTCTCAGGTATCCACCTTGGGTCAGGGGCTGGCTCTTTTCCCAACCAGACTATCAGCCATAACAGCCACAGCGGCAACCTGATAAGTGTTAAGAAAGAGAGCCTAGAGTGGCCCCCTCACAAAAGCGCTGTCACTCTCCATCCCAGCACGTGGTTAAAAAGTGGGGCTTCCACCATGAAAAACTGGACTCTTCGAAaaagggagagggcctccaagcaAGAGGAGAAAAGGAAGAGCTCCACTAAAATAACTGTGGAGATAGAAACATGTCCTTCAGATGTGTCTGAGACTGATTTGTATCAAGGGCAATGCCAGGGAACAGAAAACCCTGTCATGTCCGGAGGTGTTAATGCCACATCACAGAACCAGGAGAGCAGTTCTTCTCAGGGAGCTGGGCAGCTCAGTGATCTTCCCTTTTGTTCAACGGAAGTCAAGGATAAGAGGTTGAAGGCCTTGGAGCTTTTGACTGAGCAGagcaaagaagaggaagaggaagaggaggaaaaatcTTCAGTTTTTCCTTCTCATAAAAGACAGCCTTCCAGTACTAACCCAAGTGCCAAACATAAACTGGAGCCAGTTGCTGCATTCAGTATTGAATATCAACATTTGACCAAGGAAAACGTAAGAGACTCTGTGATTTTCTCAGAGGCTGAAGCAGGAGATTCCAGGAATGATAAATTTTTGTCTTGTGTAGAGTCCAAATTTGCCAGAGCCGACCCTAAAAGAAACTTCTGTGGCTCATCGGAACTCACAAAAGCTGAGGGGAAACTTCTGTTTAGATCAAATTCAAGTACAAAAACAGAGGATGGGGCCGAGCCCGGCAAAATGGAATGGATGAAAAAGCTTTGTGCTGATCCCAAGTTTGAGGAGATTGATCAAAAGTTTTTCACTGAGGAATCTTATGTTTGAGAAACAGCCTGTCTCAAAAAAttgcttcattttttaaaaatagtttttgtTTGGTGAGATTATCCCAGGAGGATATAATCTCATCAGGGATGTTAACGGAACTCATGCTGTTTGAGGAATTATCAGAATGACTTTTTCTGGAGGCAGTGTTATGGATTCAAAGACGTTTACTGGTCTCTGGGAAGGCCACATCAAACCTTTAAGAGCACTATCAGCTCCACGCAACTTGAGCGTGCTTTGCTATTCAGTCACTCCTGTATGTTTTGAACATTATAAATCTATGTTTTGTGTACGTTGGTGATTTGGATATAGTGTGTGAGGTCAGGCTGAGCTTGGTATTGTAGTGTTGTTTCGAAGCTGATGGTCCCTTATATTGTTCTCCAAGGGAAAAGGTTTATGTCTTTCTGTGTTTTACAAGGCAAACCACTCAGTAGTTCCAGTCGTTTTTCCTCTTGCAGCAAAAGAAGACAGTTTTAAACTAAGCATATATCCTGAACATGCTATAACTTACAACGCcaagtttttttgtgtgtgtatgtcacTTACTGTACTCCATTTGGATGTTACATTTTGGGTTTCCAGTTGTGAACAGTTTCTCAATGATAATGCTGTCAGACAGCATTgtgtattgttgttgttattgtcgTTGTCATTCTTGCAAGATGAACTTATGTAATTTTTATTACATACTCttgaaataatctttattatAATATATTGAAAGGTAATGCATTATCTTAAAAAATGCTTTGAGATTGTATAATATATCTTGATAAAATTTTTGCTATTGTATATGTTCCCAAATAAATGTGTATTTTTGTACTTGCGGAACATGCTGCTCACTTTTGGGGTGGTGAAGGGCACTGGTGGTGTGGTGTATGCATTTCATCGTGTATTTGAAATAAACGTTCTGCTGTAAAG contains:
- the ARHGAP20 gene encoding rho GTPase-activating protein 20 isoform X1; this translates as MEAMSPQQDHVGQGRSSSLTGGSRLSAGSDAKKKMKSLAQRRQSAPSLVISKALNKTRPNAREGCFSPISPETCLLVQSFLSPNRTLLLEGHVQLKTGLQTQERHLFLFTDILVVAKPKSQFHFKLKSQARLCEIWIASCMEEVCESSTNPEKSFVLGWPTTNCVANFSSTEQKEKWLTSLQSRISEEKAKDYPKSIPLKIIAKDLGNCAYSKTLTVTNMDTANDVILMALQQLGINGSEKDYQLWVNSGKEDAPYPLIGHEYPFGIKMSHVRDTLPQMQGSKDCACPLDLQGAFLIEQLPRELQCQFILKPSRLASGHQLNELSQKPFKRKRSIINWAFWRGTGAPLDNAPPSPTSPSSGKLFGLSLSTICENDNLPKPVLDMLSFLYQEGPFTRGIFRRSANAKSCRELKEKLDSGAEVHLFSESIFVTASVFKDFLRNIPGSIFSSQLCEHWVSLMDEGNCEEKIQIICRLMEQLPRANVVLLRYLFGVLHSIEKQSEDNQMTAFNLAVCIAPSLLWPPAPTSPGTEGEFTKKVSILIQFLIENCCRIFGEEIASIFADIVPKNDNREDGSDLSSFHLNDSSYDSLENELNDCTDSSFNNLIKKRGQENRSRDSVLTLSDCDLDPPETENTQIKLPSKSQPVSISAGFHHKSPSREHSENESLCSVTSGYSSTALSDVLKSSRRHRRCSEPTIGLLASRFTPVSGFHESAVRKASCDAVLSHTDEDCLKQLRSLQVEGQKLINQSLVMGIDVGKNVPENHSSEKKNTCNRLLPPPPLRLNISSRTSCSSLSSPGTSPSGSSMSSLDSAFSQFSDYSVFTPTETSSPLDCTFHPPRKCGELSPDFNPFSGIHLGSGAGSFPNQTISHNSHSGNLISVKKESLEWPPHKSAVTLHPSTWLKSGASTMKNWTLRKRERASKQEEKRKSSTKITVEIETCPSDVSETDLYQGQCQGTENPVMSGGVNATSQNQESSSSQGAGQLSDLPFCSTEVKDKRLKALELLTEQSKEEEEEEEEKSSVFPSHKRQPSSTNPSAKHKLEPVAAFSIEYQHLTKENVRDSVIFSEAEAGDSRNDKFLSCVESKFARADPKRNFCGSSELTKAEGKLLFRSNSSTKTEDGAEPGKMEWMKKLCADPKFEEIDQKFFTEESYV
- the ARHGAP20 gene encoding rho GTPase-activating protein 20 isoform X2, giving the protein MKSLAQRRQSAPSLVISKALNKTRPNAREGCFSPISPETCLLVQSFLSPNRTLLLEGHVQLKTGLQTQERHLFLFTDILVVAKPKSQFHFKLKSQARLCEIWIASCMEEVCESSTNPEKSFVLGWPTTNCVANFSSTEQKEKWLTSLQSRISEEKAKDYPKSIPLKIIAKDLGNCAYSKTLTVTNMDTANDVILMALQQLGINGSEKDYQLWVNSGKEDAPYPLIGHEYPFGIKMSHVRDTLPQMQGSKDCACPLDLQGAFLIEQLPRELQCQFILKPSRLASGHQLNELSQKPFKRKRSIINWAFWRGTGAPLDNAPPSPTSPSSGKLFGLSLSTICENDNLPKPVLDMLSFLYQEGPFTRGIFRRSANAKSCRELKEKLDSGAEVHLFSESIFVTASVFKDFLRNIPGSIFSSQLCEHWVSLMDEGNCEEKIQIICRLMEQLPRANVVLLRYLFGVLHSIEKQSEDNQMTAFNLAVCIAPSLLWPPAPTSPGTEGEFTKKVSILIQFLIENCCRIFGEEIASIFADIVPKNDNREDGSDLSSFHLNDSSYDSLENELNDCTDSSFNNLIKKRGQENRSRDSVLTLSDCDLDPPETENTQIKLPSKSQPVSISAGFHHKSPSREHSENESLCSVTSGYSSTALSDVLKSSRRHRRCSEPTIGLLASRFTPVSGFHESAVRKASCDAVLSHTDEDCLKQLRSLQVEGQKLINQSLVMGIDVGKNVPENHSSEKKNTCNRLLPPPPLRLNISSRTSCSSLSSPGTSPSGSSMSSLDSAFSQFSDYSVFTPTETSSPLDCTFHPPRKCGELSPDFNPFSGIHLGSGAGSFPNQTISHNSHSGNLISVKKESLEWPPHKSAVTLHPSTWLKSGASTMKNWTLRKRERASKQEEKRKSSTKITVEIETCPSDVSETDLYQGQCQGTENPVMSGGVNATSQNQESSSSQGAGQLSDLPFCSTEVKDKRLKALELLTEQSKEEEEEEEEKSSVFPSHKRQPSSTNPSAKHKLEPVAAFSIEYQHLTKENVRDSVIFSEAEAGDSRNDKFLSCVESKFARADPKRNFCGSSELTKAEGKLLFRSNSSTKTEDGAEPGKMEWMKKLCADPKFEEIDQKFFTEESYV